In Haloarcula sp. H-GB4, a single genomic region encodes these proteins:
- a CDS encoding APC family permease: MSKSQTRSPEAELGLLDATMIGMGAMIGAGIFVLTGLAAEIAGPAAILVFALNGVVTAFTGLSYAELAASIPKSGGGYAFVREIFDDFASFIMGWMLWFAYMIAGALYALGFAPNFLELLHVYGVVPSPDQVGAVAVPVIDVALPPAFLLAFIAVLGLVALNAVSTAASGSVETIFTIIKVSILVVFVAFGLASPMFSGAEFQPLFPEGGGAAAVLPAMGLTFIAFEGYDLITTVTEEVQNPRENIPKAIFISLAVTVVVYLAVVTVAIGTLGAEGLADAGEAGIATAATSFMPTGLPIIQNGGALIVFGAVFSTLTALNAVVIASSRVAFSMGREGQLLPSIGQIHHRYGTPFVAILTSAVVMLGSVALPTQSAGNMSSLFFLLSFIIVNVAVIRLRRERPNMHRPYEMPFYPAPPIIGITLNLILTGVLIEFLLRTDPLALALSGTWILLGAVVYFALKRIKQQSDREQATAASEITPEAED; the protein is encoded by the coding sequence ATGAGTAAGAGCCAGACGCGGTCGCCAGAGGCTGAACTCGGGCTACTTGACGCGACGATGATCGGGATGGGTGCGATGATTGGGGCCGGTATTTTCGTCTTAACGGGGCTGGCCGCCGAAATCGCCGGGCCAGCTGCGATTCTCGTCTTCGCACTGAACGGCGTCGTGACGGCGTTCACGGGACTCTCCTACGCGGAGCTTGCCGCCTCGATTCCGAAAAGCGGCGGTGGCTACGCGTTTGTGCGGGAGATATTCGACGACTTCGCCTCGTTCATCATGGGCTGGATGCTCTGGTTCGCCTACATGATCGCGGGAGCACTGTATGCGCTGGGCTTTGCGCCGAACTTTCTCGAACTGTTGCACGTCTACGGCGTGGTCCCGTCACCGGACCAGGTCGGTGCTGTTGCAGTTCCGGTCATTGATGTAGCGCTCCCACCCGCCTTTTTGCTTGCGTTTATCGCGGTTCTTGGCCTTGTAGCGCTCAACGCCGTCTCGACGGCCGCCAGCGGCAGTGTCGAGACGATTTTCACCATCATCAAAGTCTCCATTCTGGTCGTGTTCGTCGCATTCGGGCTCGCGTCACCGATGTTTTCCGGGGCCGAATTCCAGCCGTTGTTTCCGGAGGGTGGTGGAGCGGCCGCCGTCTTGCCAGCGATGGGGCTCACCTTCATCGCCTTCGAGGGGTATGACCTCATCACCACTGTCACAGAAGAAGTACAGAACCCGCGGGAAAACATCCCGAAAGCGATTTTCATCAGCCTCGCTGTGACTGTCGTCGTCTATCTGGCAGTTGTGACGGTCGCTATCGGGACGCTCGGGGCCGAGGGGCTTGCCGACGCTGGTGAAGCTGGCATCGCCACGGCAGCAACGTCGTTCATGCCGACCGGGTTACCGATTATCCAGAACGGTGGAGCACTCATCGTCTTTGGCGCCGTGTTCTCGACGCTCACTGCGCTTAACGCCGTCGTCATCGCGTCGTCACGCGTCGCGTTCTCGATGGGGCGTGAAGGGCAGTTACTTCCCTCGATTGGCCAGATCCACCACCGCTACGGGACGCCGTTCGTTGCCATCCTCACCAGCGCCGTCGTGATGCTTGGCTCAGTCGCACTGCCGACACAGAGCGCCGGCAATATGTCGAGCCTGTTCTTCCTGCTCTCGTTCATTATCGTCAACGTCGCGGTCATCAGACTCCGCAGGGAACGGCCGAACATGCATCGGCCATACGAGATGCCGTTCTACCCGGCACCGCCGATAATCGGTATCACACTTAATCTGATCCTGACGGGGGTGCTGATAGAGTTCCTGCTCCGGACGGATCCACTGGCACTGGCACTCAGCGGCACATGGATCTTGCTCGGCGCAGTCGTGTATTTCGCCCTCAAACGGATAAAACAGCAATCGGACCGCGAGCAGGCGACTGCCGCCAGCGAAATAACACCCGAGGCTGAAGACTAA
- a CDS encoding TrkA family potassium uptake protein — translation MTRTLDIIIAGGGRVGFQTAEILADRGHDVTIIERDERMVSDIADQWVATVIQGDATDPDIIEQAGIERADAIAALTGEAGLNLAVCLAAAELTPEIRTVARIDRTAGETYTRFVDAVVFPERAGARVAANEILGSDVQTLADVTGTLDIMLVRVAEGAPAAGKALTDVRFPEGTLVVSDDNGEQIARADTTLTPGRRYVIAVEPDVVDEVLNLLRG, via the coding sequence ATGACCAGAACACTCGACATTATCATCGCAGGCGGTGGCCGCGTCGGTTTCCAGACAGCCGAGATACTCGCCGACCGCGGTCATGATGTAACGATTATCGAACGCGACGAGCGGATGGTTTCAGATATCGCCGATCAGTGGGTAGCGACGGTTATCCAGGGTGACGCGACGGACCCGGACATCATCGAACAGGCAGGCATCGAGCGAGCGGACGCAATTGCCGCGCTTACGGGTGAAGCCGGACTGAACCTTGCGGTCTGTTTAGCTGCTGCGGAGCTAACGCCCGAGATCCGAACGGTCGCGCGTATCGACCGCACAGCCGGTGAAACGTACACCCGGTTTGTCGACGCGGTGGTCTTTCCCGAACGGGCCGGTGCGAGGGTGGCAGCAAACGAAATCCTGGGAAGCGATGTCCAGACGCTTGCCGACGTGACGGGTACCCTCGACATCATGCTCGTCCGCGTCGCTGAGGGTGCCCCGGCTGCCGGAAAAGCACTCACAGACGTCCGCTTTCCCGAGGGAACCCTCGTTGTGTCCGACGATAACGGTGAGCAGATCGCCCGTGCAGACACAACCCTGACACCAGGGAGACGCTACGTTATCGCCGTTGAACCTGATGTCGTCGACGAAGTACTGAATCTGCTTCGCGGCTAG
- a CDS encoding dihydropteroate synthase, whose protein sequence is MRTVEIDGLPVGDGHPTRVMSVLNMSSNSGYKPSVYLDPAEAADAIEENLVPAGADIIDVGLQSANPKYESKPVEMEKDRLEEVAPLVDELDADVPLSLETRYAEVAEEAIGHGFDLINDVCGFADPEMKGVVEDHDMPVVKMASPPDLASPGALKTIDDIFEALQRDGFTDRTIIDPAFGGWYDGKEFEDNWEMFRRLREFRAFDRPMLTATNREDFLGDLADQPETENQLAVSLAAATMEVERGAHIIRTHDTRETHDVVKVADALGDERTTRPETDSGPTVAELTDVTLREVARHQALGETVAGGTDDGATLTFLLGGVTDDARASLRAVAEVTDVVMVEKDGGSLYVGGSGAALKVVTDSLAEDGHRELAGELRASLSRRV, encoded by the coding sequence ATGCGAACGGTCGAAATCGACGGCCTTCCGGTGGGCGATGGTCACCCGACGCGCGTCATGAGCGTGCTGAACATGAGTTCGAACTCCGGGTACAAGCCGAGCGTGTATCTGGACCCCGCGGAAGCCGCCGACGCTATCGAGGAGAACCTCGTCCCCGCCGGCGCGGACATCATCGATGTCGGCCTCCAATCAGCCAACCCCAAATACGAGTCCAAGCCGGTCGAGATGGAGAAAGACCGGCTCGAAGAGGTCGCGCCGCTCGTCGACGAACTTGACGCCGACGTGCCACTGTCACTCGAAACGCGCTATGCCGAGGTTGCTGAGGAGGCCATCGGCCACGGTTTCGACCTCATCAACGACGTGTGTGGCTTCGCCGACCCGGAGATGAAAGGAGTCGTCGAGGACCACGACATGCCGGTCGTCAAGATGGCCAGTCCGCCGGACCTGGCCAGCCCTGGTGCACTGAAAACTATCGACGACATCTTCGAGGCGCTCCAGCGGGACGGGTTCACAGACAGGACCATCATCGACCCGGCCTTCGGCGGCTGGTACGACGGCAAGGAGTTCGAGGACAACTGGGAGATGTTCCGCCGCCTCCGAGAGTTCCGCGCCTTCGATCGGCCGATGCTCACCGCGACCAACCGCGAGGACTTCCTCGGTGATCTGGCCGATCAGCCCGAGACGGAGAACCAGCTCGCCGTGTCACTGGCCGCGGCGACGATGGAAGTCGAACGCGGCGCACACATTATCCGAACACACGATACTCGTGAAACCCACGATGTAGTCAAAGTAGCCGACGCGCTCGGCGATGAGCGGACGACACGACCGGAGACCGACTCCGGCCCTACCGTGGCGGAACTGACTGACGTAACGTTACGGGAAGTGGCTCGCCATCAGGCCCTCGGCGAGACGGTCGCCGGCGGGACCGACGACGGCGCGACGCTCACGTTCCTGCTCGGCGGCGTGACCGACGACGCTCGGGCAAGCCTCCGGGCTGTCGCCGAGGTGACTGACGTAGTGATGGTCGAGAAAGACGGTGGCAGTCTCTACGTCGGCGGCTCCGGGGCTGCGCTGAAGGTCGTCACCGACAGCCTCGCCGAGGACGGGCACCGAGAACTTGCCGGCGAGCTCCGAGCGTCGCTGTCCCGGCGCGTGTAG
- a CDS encoding HAMP domain-containing sensor histidine kinase, with the protein MGGELTVSFDLDSFETVTQQLMAAESEREICEIAMSGISSVFDVPLGALWLYDSDASELQLAASTERADEVFDWPVTYRPGNSLSWEAFKQDDVRTYSELDDEQSQYNENSPVSSEIILPLAEYGVINIGSLTPVTFDNEMVRLARMYATHVQAALQKAEREHDLRVQRDRMEQLIGVVSHDLRNPLHVVEGRLELVRETGDLSHLDDAAEGVARMESLIDDLLTLAKKGYAVEDRTTISLDNIVERTWEMARTADATLKIEGSAPVFGDQNRLKQVFENLFRNAADHAGDDVTVWVGPLVDDEAAETDRADERGEGRVTGFYVADDGPGIPSDKLNDVLLVDGLSGSDNGLGLSIVAQITDAHGWDISVTESRAGGARFEVTDGTKPVSPFHSW; encoded by the coding sequence ATGGGTGGGGAGTTAACGGTCTCATTCGATCTCGATTCGTTCGAGACTGTCACACAGCAGTTGATGGCTGCGGAGTCCGAACGTGAGATATGCGAGATCGCAATGTCGGGGATTTCGTCCGTGTTCGACGTGCCACTCGGAGCGCTGTGGCTGTATGACAGCGACGCTTCGGAACTGCAGTTGGCGGCGTCGACGGAGCGGGCGGACGAGGTATTCGACTGGCCGGTTACCTACAGACCCGGCAACAGCCTCTCGTGGGAGGCCTTCAAGCAGGACGACGTTCGGACGTACTCCGAACTCGACGACGAGCAAAGCCAGTACAATGAAAACTCCCCCGTCAGTAGCGAGATCATCCTGCCACTTGCCGAGTACGGCGTTATCAACATTGGGTCGCTTACTCCAGTTACGTTCGACAATGAAATGGTCCGACTCGCGCGGATGTACGCGACGCACGTTCAGGCGGCACTGCAGAAAGCCGAGCGCGAACACGACCTCCGCGTCCAGCGCGACCGGATGGAACAGCTCATCGGCGTCGTCTCACACGATCTTCGGAACCCGCTTCACGTTGTCGAGGGACGGCTCGAACTCGTTCGAGAAACCGGCGACCTGTCCCATCTCGACGACGCAGCGGAAGGCGTGGCTCGAATGGAATCGCTCATCGATGACCTGCTGACCCTCGCAAAGAAGGGGTATGCAGTCGAAGATCGCACCACCATTTCGCTTGACAACATTGTCGAACGGACGTGGGAGATGGCCAGAACAGCCGACGCAACGCTGAAAATCGAAGGGTCTGCCCCAGTGTTCGGTGACCAGAACCGCCTCAAACAAGTGTTCGAGAACCTCTTTCGGAACGCGGCGGACCACGCGGGCGACGACGTGACCGTCTGGGTCGGTCCACTTGTCGATGACGAGGCAGCCGAGACAGACAGGGCAGACGAGCGAGGGGAGGGCCGAGTGACAGGCTTCTACGTCGCCGACGACGGACCGGGTATCCCATCCGACAAACTGAACGACGTTCTCTTGGTCGACGGCCTTTCAGGCAGTGACAACGGCCTCGGCCTGTCTATCGTTGCACAGATCACCGACGCCCACGGCTGGGACATCTCGGTGACCGAAAGCAGGGCCGGCGGCGCACGATTCGAAGTGACTGACGGGACAAAACCGGTCTCACCCTTCCACTCCTGGTAG